One window from the genome of Rhodobacteraceae bacterium S2214 encodes:
- the gluQRS gene encoding tRNA glutamyl-Q(34) synthetase GluQRS: MITRFAPSPTGPLHIGHAYSALLAHDTARAQNGSFLLRIEDFDSTRSRPDHIAQILDDLAWLGCTWDAPPRIQSEHLPDYAYVIDTLAAKNLVFPCDCDRKRILNTGAKPGPDGPIYPYTCAARTMASAAPTDAIRLNLKAALSHLPAQLRYMNNDEEVFILTSEMPDIIGAPILRRKDTGDPAYHLTCTHDDALQNVTHVIRGEDVAPLTPIHVILQQLMGWPTPTYRHHGLITDATGKRLAKIDKSKSIASYRAEGATPDDIRRMVGLPA, translated from the coding sequence GTGATTACGCGCTTTGCACCTTCGCCGACTGGGCCGCTGCACATCGGGCACGCCTATTCGGCGCTGTTGGCGCATGACACGGCGCGGGCGCAGAACGGGAGCTTCCTGCTACGGATCGAAGATTTCGATAGCACGCGCAGTCGCCCAGACCACATCGCGCAGATACTGGATGATCTGGCATGGCTCGGCTGCACTTGGGACGCACCCCCGCGCATACAATCTGAACACCTGCCCGATTATGCTTATGTGATTGACACGCTAGCGGCCAAAAACCTCGTTTTCCCGTGCGATTGTGATCGTAAACGCATTCTGAATACGGGCGCAAAACCGGGTCCAGACGGACCAATCTATCCGTACACTTGCGCCGCTCGCACGATGGCGTCGGCCGCACCAACCGACGCAATCCGGCTTAACTTAAAGGCGGCCCTCAGCCACCTGCCCGCCCAATTGCGTTACATGAACAACGACGAAGAAGTCTTTATACTTACGTCCGAAATGCCAGACATCATCGGCGCACCGATCCTGCGACGCAAAGACACTGGCGACCCCGCTTATCACCTGACCTGCACGCACGACGACGCCCTACAAAACGTCACGCATGTGATCCGTGGCGAAGACGTTGCACCGCTCACGCCGATTCACGTCATCCTGCAACAACTCATGGGCTGGCCGACGCCGACCTACCGGCACCACGGCCTGATCACCGATGCCACAGGCAAACGTCTCGCCAAAATCGACAAATCGAAATCTATTGCGAGCTACCGCGCCGAAGGTGCCACACCAGACGACATTCGCCGCATGGTTGGGCTACCGGCATAG
- the hisI gene encoding phosphoribosyl-AMP cyclohydrolase, translated as MTFDPTTLTYNDAGLIPVIAQDAETLEVLMMAWMNAEAVAKTLETGKVTYWSRSRQAFWIKGETSGHTQALVAMRVDCDRDCLLVTVRQIGAACHTMRRTCFYTGVETGEEVELMAPEL; from the coding sequence ATGACATTTGATCCAACAACACTGACGTACAATGACGCAGGCCTGATCCCTGTGATTGCGCAAGACGCTGAAACGCTTGAAGTCTTGATGATGGCGTGGATGAACGCGGAAGCGGTGGCCAAGACGCTTGAGACTGGAAAAGTGACCTATTGGTCGCGGTCGCGGCAGGCGTTCTGGATCAAAGGTGAAACATCCGGTCATACGCAGGCCTTAGTGGCGATGCGCGTGGATTGTGATCGTGATTGTCTGCTTGTGACGGTCCGCCAGATTGGGGCTGCGTGCCACACGATGCGCCGGACGTGTTTCTACACGGGTGTCGAGACTGGCGAAGAAGTCGAGCTGATGGCTCCTGAGTTATAA
- a CDS encoding iron-sulfur cluster assembly scaffold protein gives MTAENDMIKLYSGRILALAADMPRTTRLQQPDGTAKKRSPLCGSTVTVDVTLTDGKISDYAQDVKACALGQAAASVIGSAIVGLTPEQIQHGRDQLLAMLKENGTVPDAPFDGLDVLEPAKDYKNRHASILLAFDATLDAIHAAKTTA, from the coding sequence GTGACAGCCGAAAACGACATGATCAAACTCTATTCGGGCCGTATTCTGGCGCTGGCAGCCGACATGCCACGGACAACACGCCTGCAACAACCGGATGGAACCGCCAAAAAAAGGTCCCCTCTGTGCGGATCAACGGTAACTGTTGATGTGACCTTGACGGATGGTAAGATCAGCGACTACGCCCAAGACGTCAAAGCCTGCGCATTAGGTCAAGCAGCCGCATCTGTGATCGGATCAGCGATCGTGGGGCTCACACCTGAACAAATCCAACATGGACGTGATCAGCTCCTTGCGATGCTCAAGGAAAATGGAACCGTGCCAGACGCACCGTTCGATGGACTTGATGTTTTGGAACCTGCGAAAGACTACAAAAACCGTCATGCGTCGATCCTGCTTGCATTTGACGCGACACTTGACGCGATCCACGCGGCCAAAACCACTGCCTAA
- the recG gene encoding ATP-dependent DNA helicase RecG yields MSGRPDVLFPLFAGLQTLDGIGPKTALTLQDVGVEKPRDILMTLPVSGVDRQLRGSVRDVVAPAVATVTVTVGAHYPPKTRGRPYRIHVTDEQTEFQLVFFHARGDYLQRLLPTGQKRIVSGKVEIFDSVAQMVHPDHVVTPDEAATFPAFEPVYPLHAGITQKLMWKATRSALEKLPDVVEWIDPALKDREGWRDWADALSQAHAPTAMQDLSPEHPARARLAYDELFAHQITLALARAVARRGKGIGSKGTGVLQRKVLDALPYQPTGAQTRAIAEIAADIAKPLKMNRLLQGDVGSGKTLVALMALLCVVEAGGQGVMMAPTEILARQHLEGLQPLAADAGIRLELLTGRDKGVARREKLQALADGDIQILVGTHAVFQKDVHFHDLRLAVIDEQHRFGVAQRMELGAKGQAVDVLVMTATPIPRSLALAQYGDMDVSVLDEKPPGRTPVQTALISTGRMDEVVEKLRKAVADGKQAYWVCPLVEESEVVDMTAAEERFKRLRAALGEGVVGLVHGQMPPADKDAAMAKFVAGETKVLVATTVIEVGVNVPNASIMMIERAESFGLAQLHQLRGRVGRGAAASTCLLLFQEPMSETGRRRLEILRETEDGFRISEEDLAMRGAGDVIGTAQSGLPRFRIADLERQSDLMAVAQTDARKLLTDDPSLETDRGKAARVLLWLMEQDKAIRLISVG; encoded by the coding sequence ATGAGCGGGCGTCCGGACGTCCTTTTTCCGCTCTTTGCGGGGCTTCAAACGCTTGATGGGATTGGCCCGAAGACGGCTTTGACCTTGCAGGACGTGGGCGTTGAAAAGCCGCGCGATATCTTGATGACTTTGCCGGTGTCTGGGGTGGATCGTCAATTGCGTGGCTCTGTCCGTGACGTCGTGGCACCTGCAGTGGCGACTGTTACGGTGACGGTCGGCGCGCATTATCCGCCAAAAACGCGGGGAAGGCCGTACCGCATTCATGTGACGGACGAGCAGACCGAATTCCAGCTCGTGTTTTTTCACGCACGCGGCGATTATCTGCAGCGGCTTTTGCCGACGGGGCAAAAGCGGATCGTATCGGGCAAGGTCGAGATTTTCGATAGTGTCGCTCAGATGGTTCATCCTGATCATGTCGTCACCCCAGACGAGGCCGCGACTTTTCCGGCATTTGAACCAGTTTATCCGCTGCATGCGGGGATTACGCAGAAATTGATGTGGAAAGCCACGCGGTCTGCGTTGGAAAAATTGCCGGACGTGGTTGAATGGATTGATCCTGCGTTAAAGGATCGCGAGGGGTGGCGGGATTGGGCAGATGCTTTGTCGCAGGCCCATGCGCCGACCGCTATGCAGGACCTTTCGCCTGAACATCCGGCCCGTGCGCGGTTGGCGTATGACGAACTTTTTGCGCATCAGATTACACTGGCTTTGGCACGGGCTGTGGCGCGGCGTGGCAAGGGGATCGGGTCCAAAGGCACCGGAGTTTTGCAGCGTAAGGTGTTGGATGCGTTGCCTTATCAGCCGACGGGGGCACAGACCCGTGCCATTGCTGAGATCGCGGCAGATATCGCGAAACCGCTAAAGATGAACCGGCTTTTGCAAGGGGATGTGGGATCGGGCAAGACGCTTGTAGCGTTGATGGCGTTGCTATGCGTGGTTGAAGCTGGCGGGCAGGGCGTGATGATGGCCCCGACCGAGATTTTGGCGCGGCAGCATCTGGAAGGGTTGCAGCCGTTGGCGGCGGACGCGGGTATCCGATTGGAGCTTTTGACTGGCCGCGACAAAGGTGTGGCGCGTCGCGAGAAACTGCAGGCGCTGGCCGACGGGGATATTCAGATCTTGGTGGGCACCCATGCGGTGTTCCAGAAAGACGTGCATTTTCATGATCTTCGGCTCGCGGTTATTGACGAACAACACCGGTTTGGGGTGGCGCAGCGGATGGAATTAGGGGCCAAGGGGCAGGCGGTTGATGTGTTGGTCATGACGGCGACGCCGATCCCACGCAGCCTCGCGCTGGCGCAATATGGTGACATGGATGTGTCGGTGTTGGATGAAAAACCGCCAGGACGGACGCCAGTCCAAACGGCGCTTATTTCGACCGGGCGCATGGACGAAGTTGTTGAGAAACTACGCAAAGCGGTTGCGGACGGAAAGCAAGCCTATTGGGTTTGTCCACTGGTTGAGGAATCCGAGGTTGTGGACATGACCGCCGCTGAGGAACGGTTCAAACGGTTGCGCGCGGCGTTGGGCGAAGGCGTTGTGGGGCTGGTTCACGGTCAAATGCCGCCTGCAGACAAAGATGCTGCGATGGCGAAGTTCGTGGCAGGCGAAACGAAGGTTCTCGTCGCGACAACGGTGATCGAGGTCGGCGTGAACGTCCCAAATGCGTCGATCATGATGATCGAACGCGCGGAAAGCTTTGGTCTAGCGCAGTTGCACCAGCTACGGGGCAGGGTCGGGCGTGGGGCTGCGGCATCGACGTGTCTGTTGTTGTTCCAAGAACCGATGTCCGAAACAGGTCGGCGGCGACTGGAAATTCTACGCGAAACCGAAGACGGGTTCCGGATTTCGGAAGAAGATTTAGCCATGCGCGGTGCTGGCGACGTGATCGGGACGGCGCAATCAGGGCTACCGCGTTTCCGGATCGCGGATTTGGAACGGCAATCTGATTTGATGGCGGTGGCGCAGACGGATGCCAGAAAACTGCTGACGGATGATCCATCTTTGGAAACAGATCGGGGCAAGGCGGCGCGCGTGCTACTTTGGTTAATGGAACAGGATAAAGCGATCCGTTTGATTTCAGTGGGTTAG
- the ligA gene encoding NAD-dependent DNA ligase LigA: MAPTTAQTDLNDLLEIDAADVGKEDAAAVLSRLAAVLGDANTAYHTNDAPEIDDATYDRLKRLNAAIEAAYPDQKLPNSPSDQVGAAVADKFGKIAHAVPMLSLGNAFNADDVVDFEKSVRKFLNLDQTTPLAFTAEPKIDGLSLSLRYEDGVLKQAATRGDGAVGENVLANALTITDVPHRISGAPAVLEVRGEVYMSHADFAALNARQVEKDEKPFANPRNAAAGSLRQLDSKITAARPLEFFAYAWGELSEPLADTQSGAIARLKALGFSTNPLTRTCDTAADMIAHYEQIGHDRADLGYDIDGVVYKVDDLELQRRLGFRSTTPRWAIAHKFPAELAWTTLDAIDIQVGRTGALSPVARLTPVTVGGVVVSNATLHNEDYIAGLGGDGEAIREGGDLRVGDLVQIYRAGDVIPKIKDVDLSKRPDDAVPYVFPEVCPECGSPAVREAGDAVRRCTGGLICPAQAVEKLKHFVSRGAFDIDGLGAKQVEMFYHDDALPIKEPADIFTLRARNDAALAKLENRDGFGKTSVKNLLDAIDDKREIPLPKLLFSLGIRHVGDSGAQLLANHYGSWDALAQAVDRAVIGEGPAWDDLLGIDGVGAVMATSFLEAFHNDAERASIDRLMAELQVQDAVVRDTSGSPVAGKTVVFSGTLEKMTRAEAKARAEALGAKVSGSVSAKTDILIAGPGAGSKATKAASLGVETLDEDGWLALIGDA, from the coding sequence ATGGCGCCAACCACCGCTCAAACCGACCTGAACGATTTGCTTGAGATCGACGCGGCGGATGTCGGTAAAGAGGATGCCGCGGCGGTCCTGTCGCGTCTGGCTGCCGTTCTGGGTGATGCGAATACAGCGTATCATACGAACGATGCACCAGAGATTGATGACGCGACCTACGACCGGCTAAAGCGATTGAACGCCGCGATTGAAGCGGCCTACCCAGACCAGAAATTGCCGAACAGTCCAAGCGATCAAGTTGGGGCTGCTGTTGCTGACAAGTTCGGCAAGATTGCGCATGCGGTTCCGATGTTGTCTCTGGGCAATGCGTTTAACGCTGATGATGTCGTCGACTTCGAAAAGAGCGTGCGCAAGTTCCTGAATTTGGACCAGACGACGCCCTTGGCGTTTACGGCCGAACCCAAGATTGACGGACTATCGTTGTCGCTACGGTATGAAGACGGAGTGCTGAAACAAGCTGCCACGCGGGGTGATGGCGCGGTCGGCGAAAATGTGTTGGCGAACGCGCTGACGATTACCGATGTACCGCATCGGATCTCGGGTGCACCTGCGGTGCTTGAAGTGCGCGGCGAAGTTTACATGAGCCATGCCGATTTCGCCGCGTTGAACGCGCGACAGGTGGAAAAGGACGAAAAGCCGTTTGCGAACCCGCGCAATGCGGCGGCCGGATCTTTGCGACAGTTGGATTCTAAGATCACGGCGGCGCGCCCGTTGGAGTTTTTCGCCTACGCATGGGGCGAATTGTCCGAACCGTTGGCAGACACGCAATCCGGCGCGATTGCGCGGCTCAAGGCGCTTGGATTTAGCACGAACCCGTTAACGCGGACATGCGATACGGCGGCGGATATGATCGCGCATTATGAACAGATCGGGCATGATCGGGCGGACCTTGGGTATGACATCGACGGGGTTGTCTACAAGGTGGATGATTTGGAATTGCAGCGGCGTTTGGGGTTTCGGTCCACGACGCCGCGTTGGGCCATTGCCCACAAATTCCCCGCCGAACTTGCGTGGACGACGTTGGATGCGATCGACATTCAGGTCGGGCGCACTGGGGCTTTGTCACCGGTTGCGCGGCTGACGCCGGTGACGGTTGGCGGTGTCGTAGTGTCGAATGCGACGTTGCATAATGAAGATTATATCGCGGGATTGGGCGGCGATGGCGAAGCGATCCGCGAAGGGGGCGATTTGCGTGTCGGCGATCTGGTTCAGATTTACCGCGCGGGCGATGTAATTCCGAAGATCAAGGATGTGGACCTTTCAAAACGCCCCGATGATGCGGTGCCTTATGTATTTCCAGAGGTGTGTCCCGAATGCGGATCGCCTGCGGTGCGTGAAGCGGGGGATGCTGTGCGACGCTGCACTGGTGGATTGATTTGTCCTGCGCAAGCCGTTGAAAAGTTAAAGCACTTCGTCAGTCGTGGTGCGTTTGATATCGATGGGTTGGGTGCCAAACAGGTCGAAATGTTCTATCATGACGACGCTTTGCCGATTAAGGAACCTGCGGACATTTTCACACTTCGCGCCCGCAATGATGCGGCTTTGGCAAAGCTGGAAAACCGCGATGGATTCGGCAAAACCAGCGTGAAGAATCTGCTGGATGCCATTGATGATAAACGTGAAATCCCGCTTCCGAAATTGCTGTTCTCGTTAGGGATCCGGCATGTCGGCGATTCAGGTGCGCAGTTGCTCGCTAATCATTATGGCAGCTGGGATGCGCTCGCGCAGGCCGTGGATCGGGCGGTTATCGGTGAAGGACCCGCTTGGGACGATCTTTTGGGCATCGATGGGGTCGGCGCGGTGATGGCGACATCGTTTTTAGAGGCGTTTCACAATGACGCCGAACGCGCGTCGATTGATCGTTTGATGGCCGAATTGCAAGTGCAGGACGCCGTTGTGCGCGACACGTCCGGCAGCCCTGTCGCCGGCAAAACGGTTGTGTTTTCAGGAACTCTAGAGAAAATGACGCGGGCCGAAGCAAAGGCGCGCGCAGAGGCGCTGGGTGCGAAAGTATCCGGGTCCGTCAGTGCCAAAACAGACATCTTGATTGCGGGACCGGGTGCAGGGTCAAAAGCGACGAAGGCCGCGTCGTTGGGCGTGGAAACACTGGACGAGGACGGCTGGCTGGCGCTGATTGGCGACGCATGA
- a CDS encoding response regulator transcription factor — translation MRVLLVEDDPTTSKSIELMLTHANLNVYATDLGEEGIDLAKLYDYDLILLDLNLPDMNGHEVLRQLRMSRIDTPILILTGDDSTEGKIKGFGFGADDYLTKPFHREELIARIHAIIRRSKGHAQSIIKTGRIAVNLDAKTVDVGGNTVHLTGKEYQMLELLSLRKGTTLTKEMFLNHLYGGMDEPELKIIDVFICKLRKKLSNATNGENHIETVWGRGYVLRDPEVGANEERLAIGA, via the coding sequence ATGCGCGTACTGCTGGTTGAAGACGACCCGACGACTTCAAAAAGCATCGAATTGATGCTCACTCATGCGAACCTAAACGTTTATGCGACCGATCTCGGGGAAGAAGGGATCGATCTTGCCAAGCTGTACGATTATGACCTGATCCTTCTGGACCTGAATTTGCCTGATATGAACGGTCACGAAGTGCTGCGTCAGCTGAGGATGAGCCGGATTGATACACCAATCCTGATCCTGACGGGCGATGACAGCACCGAAGGAAAAATCAAGGGATTTGGCTTCGGCGCGGATGATTATCTAACGAAACCTTTCCATCGCGAAGAACTGATCGCGCGGATTCATGCGATTATTCGCAGGTCGAAAGGGCACGCCCAGTCCATCATCAAAACCGGACGGATTGCAGTCAATCTAGACGCGAAAACCGTGGATGTTGGCGGGAACACTGTCCATCTGACCGGCAAAGAATACCAGATGCTCGAATTACTTTCGTTGCGTAAAGGAACAACGCTGACGAAAGAGATGTTCTTGAACCATCTCTATGGCGGGATGGATGAACCGGAACTGAAAATTATTGACGTGTTCATTTGTAAATTGCGCAAAAAGTTGAGCAACGCGACGAATGGCGAAAATCACATCGAAACTGTTTGGGGCCGTGGTTATGTGCTGCGTGATCCGGAAGTTGGTGCGAATGAAGAACGGCTTGCTATCGGGGCCTAA
- a CDS encoding DUF1153 domain-containing protein — translation MYLRKIDGPRSVTLPDGSVMTRADLPPTDTRRWVASRKASVIRAVAAGLLTRPEALEMYSLSDEEFAEWETAVAEHGEAALKTTSLQRYRQP, via the coding sequence ATGTATTTGCGAAAGATTGATGGGCCACGTTCCGTGACGCTGCCCGATGGGTCTGTCATGACCCGCGCTGATTTGCCACCGACCGATACACGACGTTGGGTGGCATCGCGCAAGGCGTCCGTCATTAGAGCCGTTGCCGCAGGGCTGCTGACACGGCCCGAGGCGTTGGAGATGTACAGTTTGTCCGATGAAGAGTTTGCGGAATGGGAAACCGCAGTCGCCGAACACGGGGAGGCCGCATTAAAGACGACGTCGTTGCAGCGCTATAGACAACCCTAG
- the mnmA gene encoding tRNA 2-thiouridine(34) synthase MnmA produces the protein MSLDQPLNSLGFAKPPSETRVVVAMSGGVDSSVVAAKLHEEGYDVVGVTLQLYDHGAALAKKGACCAGRDIHDARRVAEEMGFPHYVLDYENTFKEAVMDEFADSYLAGATPVPCIRCNERVKFKDLLETARDLDADCMATGHYIQRMMGGAGSELHSAGDPTKDQSYFLFSTTREQLDYLRFPLGHHTSKEETRALAAKYGLSVADKPDSQDICFVPNGNYAAVIEKLRPGAAEPGDIVDTNGNVLGQHRGVIHYTIGQRRGLGIGGLADPLYVVRLDVDKKHVIVGPKDLLATRKVPLREINWLGDGDLMDGGERTIAVKVRSTKPPIDAVLRPISNTEAEVELLVAEEGVSPGQACVFYDPDGTRVLGGGWIWRGY, from the coding sequence ATGTCTTTGGATCAACCGTTAAATTCCCTTGGTTTTGCAAAACCGCCGTCGGAAACCCGCGTCGTCGTAGCGATGTCCGGTGGAGTGGACAGCTCTGTTGTCGCGGCAAAGTTGCACGAAGAAGGCTATGACGTCGTCGGTGTGACCTTACAATTGTACGATCACGGGGCCGCTTTGGCCAAAAAAGGGGCATGTTGCGCGGGGCGTGATATCCATGATGCACGCCGCGTCGCCGAAGAGATGGGGTTCCCCCACTACGTCTTAGACTACGAAAACACCTTCAAAGAAGCCGTGATGGACGAATTCGCCGATAGCTATCTGGCTGGTGCAACGCCTGTGCCCTGCATCCGCTGCAACGAGCGTGTGAAATTCAAAGACCTGTTGGAAACGGCCCGCGACCTCGACGCGGATTGCATGGCGACCGGTCACTACATCCAGCGCATGATGGGTGGAGCGGGCTCCGAACTGCATTCCGCAGGCGACCCAACCAAAGACCAAAGCTACTTCCTGTTCTCGACCACCCGTGAACAGCTTGATTACCTGCGTTTTCCGCTTGGGCATCACACGTCCAAAGAAGAAACACGTGCGCTCGCCGCGAAATACGGGCTAAGCGTTGCGGACAAACCCGACAGCCAAGACATCTGCTTTGTACCCAACGGCAACTATGCAGCCGTGATCGAAAAACTGCGTCCCGGTGCTGCCGAACCTGGCGATATCGTGGATACGAACGGGAACGTCCTCGGCCAGCATCGCGGTGTCATCCATTACACCATCGGTCAGCGCCGCGGTCTGGGGATCGGCGGTTTGGCCGATCCGTTGTATGTCGTGCGGCTGGATGTGGACAAAAAGCACGTGATCGTCGGGCCGAAAGACCTGCTCGCAACACGCAAGGTCCCCCTGCGGGAAATCAATTGGCTGGGCGATGGCGACTTGATGGACGGCGGCGAACGGACAATCGCGGTAAAGGTTCGGTCAACCAAGCCCCCTATTGACGCCGTTCTGCGGCCAATTTCGAATACCGAAGCCGAAGTCGAACTGCTCGTCGCAGAAGAAGGCGTATCACCCGGGCAAGCTTGCGTGTTTTATGACCCTGACGGGACACGCGTTCTTGGCGGCGGCTGGATCTGGCGCGGTTATTGA
- a CDS encoding acyltransferase, with the protein MTPLPSNLQELTSVRALAAFIVVIFHQFFDAANPPSIGNNLIADGHLGVDLFFMLSGYILAHVYLSAWREGTFSYKRFLTNRFARLYPLHLTMTLIFVAAYQALAIMGAETVAEGQNWAHLPWHLALMHAWGVTDGHSWNFPSWSVSAETFAYLMFPISLTIALIFRPVVTLVLAICLFAAASLFTLAVLDRSITKLMFDFGIIRVMTEFLIGLAIYLVMEKRRLPDVWIRPCLWISVAAVGLLSAFQADERLIVMALAVFLATLAHLATQERSNILRHPVLIYLGEISYATYMVHILVLFAVPVVAQRVGGLSEQMTAVISITTIYVASAILYHLIERPGRRWIRRLLGSPA; encoded by the coding sequence ATGACGCCTCTGCCAAGTAACCTTCAGGAATTGACGTCAGTACGGGCCTTGGCCGCATTCATTGTGGTGATTTTTCATCAGTTCTTTGACGCGGCCAATCCCCCTAGCATTGGAAACAACCTGATCGCCGACGGCCATTTAGGCGTTGATCTATTTTTCATGTTGAGCGGCTATATTCTGGCGCATGTCTACCTCTCGGCATGGCGAGAGGGCACGTTTTCCTACAAACGCTTCCTTACAAACCGCTTCGCCCGTCTTTACCCCCTTCACCTGACGATGACGTTGATCTTTGTCGCGGCTTATCAGGCGCTTGCAATCATGGGCGCGGAAACGGTCGCCGAAGGGCAAAACTGGGCGCATTTGCCGTGGCACCTCGCGCTAATGCATGCGTGGGGGGTGACGGATGGGCATTCTTGGAACTTCCCGTCTTGGTCAGTCAGCGCGGAAACCTTTGCCTACCTGATGTTTCCAATCAGTCTGACAATCGCATTGATCTTTCGACCGGTTGTCACGCTTGTTCTGGCGATTTGCCTCTTCGCCGCCGCATCCCTGTTCACCTTGGCCGTCCTTGACCGTTCCATCACCAAACTGATGTTTGATTTCGGGATCATCCGCGTCATGACCGAATTCCTCATCGGCTTGGCGATATATCTGGTCATGGAGAAACGACGGCTCCCCGATGTCTGGATCAGACCTTGCCTTTGGATCAGCGTCGCTGCAGTTGGGCTTCTGTCTGCATTCCAAGCCGATGAACGGTTGATTGTCATGGCCCTCGCCGTGTTCCTTGCGACACTGGCGCATTTGGCCACGCAAGAGCGATCCAACATCCTGCGCCATCCCGTCTTGATCTATCTGGGCGAGATTTCGTACGCGACCTACATGGTACACATCCTCGTACTATTTGCCGTCCCTGTTGTCGCTCAACGGGTTGGTGGACTTAGCGAACAGATGACCGCTGTCATTTCGATCACCACGATCTACGTGGCGTCCGCGATCCTGTATCACCTTATTGAACGACCCGGCCGGCGCTGGATCAGACGCCTGTTAGGATCACCCGCTTGA
- a CDS encoding DedA family protein: MTAAVIGLVPEYGLFLLFGVVSLACLAMPLPSSVLVLTSGAFAASDDLTLWQVFVVAFVAFLIGDQIAFMIASRFGPRILDWMRSKPRLLPVLEKSEALLHSKGHVAVLLSHTVLSPTCPYISYLCGAGGMRWLKFTIMAAIGAAIWTAAYVSLGYMFASQLSQVADILSNFFGIIFAGLLVLYCVIWLRRKWRAHLADIAAEHGQ; this comes from the coding sequence ATGACCGCAGCGGTGATCGGCCTCGTTCCGGAATACGGGCTTTTCCTCTTGTTTGGTGTGGTATCGTTAGCGTGCCTCGCGATGCCGCTGCCGTCGTCTGTTCTTGTGCTGACGTCAGGGGCGTTTGCGGCGTCGGACGACCTGACGCTGTGGCAGGTTTTTGTCGTTGCGTTTGTAGCGTTCCTCATTGGCGACCAAATTGCATTTATGATCGCATCCCGATTTGGGCCGCGCATTTTGGATTGGATGCGCAGCAAACCGCGCCTGCTGCCCGTTCTGGAAAAAAGCGAAGCCTTGCTGCATTCCAAGGGCCACGTCGCGGTGCTGCTTAGCCACACGGTCCTCAGCCCGACCTGCCCTTACATTAGCTATCTGTGCGGTGCGGGCGGTATGCGATGGCTGAAATTCACGATCATGGCCGCGATCGGGGCCGCGATCTGGACAGCCGCATATGTGTCCTTGGGCTACATGTTTGCATCCCAGCTATCGCAGGTCGCAGATATCCTCAGCAACTTCTTTGGGATCATCTTTGCGGGCTTGCTGGTGCTCTATTGCGTGATCTGGCTGCGCCGTAAATGGCGGGCACATCTGGCAGACATCGCAGCTGAACACGGCCAATAA
- a CDS encoding glutathione S-transferase N-terminal domain-containing protein translates to MTDTTPEIIFHNYPQSPVAEKVRVAFGIKGLAWRDVEIPRLPPKPMLTALTGGYRRTPVMQIGADIYCDSQCILRELERRYPEPSYMPTADAGLMWCLSRWTDGELFTLALKLVLGAQGDNLPRDFAEDRGRLYLGEDWAEGLKKANADLPHIVAQLRAPLSWINSVFSDGRKYLLGDAPAAIDAQVYHIIWFIKGRWSGGPEMLSEFTALTRWEADVAALGHGAPTPLDAQDAVETARDAAPKSLIGVAPNDPQGLKVGDRVSINPDVDGGEQPVEGTLRYADAETVSIDRKGDDVGEVAVHFPRAGYRITVL, encoded by the coding sequence ATGACTGACACGACGCCCGAGATTATCTTTCACAACTACCCTCAGTCTCCGGTCGCCGAAAAGGTGCGTGTGGCCTTTGGGATCAAGGGGCTTGCTTGGCGCGATGTTGAGATTCCCCGTTTGCCGCCAAAGCCGATGCTGACTGCATTGACTGGCGGGTATCGGCGTACGCCTGTGATGCAAATCGGGGCGGATATTTATTGCGACAGCCAGTGCATCTTGCGTGAATTGGAGCGTCGTTATCCGGAGCCGAGTTATATGCCCACCGCTGATGCGGGGCTGATGTGGTGTCTAAGCCGCTGGACGGACGGGGAGTTGTTTACGCTTGCCTTGAAGTTGGTTCTTGGCGCGCAGGGTGACAATCTTCCGCGTGACTTTGCCGAAGACCGCGGGCGTTTGTATTTGGGGGAAGACTGGGCAGAGGGGCTGAAGAAAGCCAACGCTGATCTGCCGCATATCGTGGCGCAATTGCGTGCCCCGTTGTCGTGGATTAACAGCGTGTTCAGTGATGGGCGCAAATACCTGTTGGGCGATGCGCCAGCCGCGATTGATGCGCAGGTTTATCATATCATCTGGTTCATCAAAGGCCGCTGGTCTGGTGGCCCCGAGATGTTGTCCGAATTCACTGCATTGACCCGTTGGGAAGCTGACGTTGCCGCATTGGGCCATGGGGCGCCAACGCCTTTGGATGCGCAGGATGCGGTGGAAACGGCGCGAGATGCCGCGCCAAAGTCGTTGATTGGTGTGGCTCCAAATGATCCGCAAGGTTTGAAGGTCGGCGATCGTGTTTCGATCAACCCCGACGTAGATGGGGGCGAACAGCCTGTGGAAGGGACGTTACGCTATGCGGACGCCGAAACTGTCAGCATTGATCGCAAGGGTGATGATGTTGGCGAGGTCGCGGTGCATTTCCCGCGTGCAGGCTACCGCATTACGGTGCTGTGA